A genomic region of Denticeps clupeoides chromosome 9, fDenClu1.1, whole genome shotgun sequence contains the following coding sequences:
- the hacd2 gene encoding very-long-chain (3R)-3-hydroxyacyl-CoA dehydratase 2 isoform X1, with product MSAPAMGTAKAAHSEASHKKKKGPGALATAYLVIYNVIMTAGWLVIAVGLVRAYLARGSYHGLYYSIEKPLKFFQTGALLEILHCAVGIVPSSVVLTGFQVMSRVFLTWAVTHSVIEVQSEDSVLLFVMAWTVTEIIRYSFYTFSLLNHLPYVIKWARYTFFIVLYPMGVTGELLTIYAALPYVQKTGLFSVTLPNKYNFSFDYYTFLILTMLSYIPLFPQLYFHMLRQRKKVLGHTQDYSKVE from the exons ATGTCAGCACCTGCAATGGGGACCGCGAAAGCAGCTCATAGTGAGGCGAGccacaagaagaagaaaggtcCTGGCGCGCTGGCGACCGCCTACCTGGTTATTTATAATGTGATAATGACCGCGGG ATGGCTGGTCATTGCTGTGGGTCTGGTGAGAGCATATCTTGCCAGGGGCAGCTACCACGGCCTCTATTACTCTATAGAGAAGCCACTCAAGTTCTTCCAGACTGGGGCACTCTTGGAG ATATTACATTGTGCTGTGG GTATTGTGCCATCCTCTGTTGTCCTCACGGGGTTCCAGGTGATGTCACGTGTGTTTCTGACCTGGGCCGTAACACACAGTGTCATAGAG GTACAGAGTGAAGACAGCGTGCTGCTCTTTGTGATGGCCTGGACTGTAACAGAGATCATCCGCTACTCTTTCTACACCTTCAGTCTCCTCAACCACCTGCCCTACGTCATTAAATGGGCCAG GTACACTTTCTTCATTGTTCTGTACCCCATGGGCGTGACTGGTGAGCTCCTGACCATCTATGCGGCGCTGCCGTATGTCCAGAAGACTGGTCTGTTTTCAGTTACACTGCCCAACAAATACAACTTCTCCTTCGATTACTACaccttcctcatcctcaccatGCTGTCGTATATCCCAC TCTTCCCCCAGCTCTACTTTCACATGTTGCGCCAGAGGAAGAAAGTCTTGGGCCACACACAGGACTACAGTAAAGTGGAGTAA
- the hacd2 gene encoding very-long-chain (3R)-3-hydroxyacyl-CoA dehydratase 2 isoform X2: MSRVFLTWAVTHSVIEVQSEDSVLLFVMAWTVTEIIRYSFYTFSLLNHLPYVIKWARYTFFIVLYPMGVTGELLTIYAALPYVQKTGLFSVTLPNKYNFSFDYYTFLILTMLSYIPLFPQLYFHMLRQRKKVLGHTQDYSKVE, from the exons ATGTCACGTGTGTTTCTGACCTGGGCCGTAACACACAGTGTCATAGAG GTACAGAGTGAAGACAGCGTGCTGCTCTTTGTGATGGCCTGGACTGTAACAGAGATCATCCGCTACTCTTTCTACACCTTCAGTCTCCTCAACCACCTGCCCTACGTCATTAAATGGGCCAG GTACACTTTCTTCATTGTTCTGTACCCCATGGGCGTGACTGGTGAGCTCCTGACCATCTATGCGGCGCTGCCGTATGTCCAGAAGACTGGTCTGTTTTCAGTTACACTGCCCAACAAATACAACTTCTCCTTCGATTACTACaccttcctcatcctcaccatGCTGTCGTATATCCCAC TCTTCCCCCAGCTCTACTTTCACATGTTGCGCCAGAGGAAGAAAGTCTTGGGCCACACACAGGACTACAGTAAAGTGGAGTAA